DNA from Terriglobus tenax:
AGTTCGTCACATCCGCAACCAGGCGAAGATCCACCTGCGAGTTCACCGTCACCGTGTCATACACCGCGGGCGGCTCGGGATTGATATCCGCCAGGTTGTACTGCTGCGGATTCTTCGCCATGATGACCGCGGCGATCATACCCGGCACATACGACTTGGTCTCGCCCGGCAGGTTGCCACGGCGGTACAGCTCCCAGAAGTCGGCATAGCCGGTACGCATCACGGCACGCTGCACATTGCCCGGGCCCCAGTTGTACGCCGCCATCGCCAGGTACCAGTCACCAAACTGGTTGTAGAGCTCCTTGATATAGCGCGCATACGCACGCGAACTCTTCTCAGGGTCAAACCGTTCATCCACCCACCCATTGCGCGTCAGGCCATACGCTCCGGCAAAGGGCATGAACTGCCACATGCCTCCCGCGCCGCTCTTGCCATTCAGTGCCTGCGGCTGAAAACCTGACTCGGCCACGGCCAGATAGATCAGATCCTGCGGAACACCTTCCTCGCGCAGAATCTTCTGGATCATGTCCTTGTACTTCCCAGCGCGCTCCAGCGATCGCAACAGGTGCGCGTGTCCGCCGGGCGACTTCGAAAAATAATTGATAAAGCCCGCAACATAATCGTTCACCACCAGCGGAAAATCCGACTGCGTGGTCTTCAATTCGGCATTCAAACGGGCTGTCAGTTCGGGGTCAGGTGCAAAGGTGACCTCGTTGGCCGCATCCAGAGGCGCGGCCTCCAGCTTCGGAGAGAAGCCGGTTCCCTGCTTCAGCGCATCCAGTTCCAGCGCGTTCACCGCACTCACCACGCGCTCAAACTCGTCATTCAGCGGCTGAATGGACTTGATATCCAGGCCGCTGGTCAGCATCATGTCCACGGCCGCATCAAAGTCCATGCGCGCGGCATCCAGCCTTCCGCCACGATAATTCTGCAGGCCGGAGTTGTAGCTGCGCTCCACCTGCGTGATCAGCTGCTGGGCGCGTGCTGCCTGCGCGCGTGTGGCATATTCCGGCGTTTGCGCAATGGCGGAGGGAACCGCAGCAGTCACCGTGGAGGTGGGAGGCGCCGGCGGTGCGGGCGCCTTTGCCGGCTGCTGAGGACAGCCCGTTAGAAACACAACGGGTGTGCAGGCCAGGCCCAGAAGCATTTTGCCGAATCGTGTCGGCATGGAAAGGGATCGACGCACGCGGTTCCTGCTCATTGTATGACGCCACGCCGCGCCGATGGTTGTCGTCCCCTGGCCCCGCGCGGATGTTAAGATGGAGAGTGAGGCAGTTCCCACCCGAGATGGATCCTAAGTACATCCGAAATTTCGCGATCATCGCGCACATTGACCACGGCAAGTCCACGCTCTCCGACCGTCTGCTGGAGATGACCGGCTCGCTCACCGCCCGCGAAATGCAGGCCCAGGTGCTCGACGCCATGGACCTGGAGCGCGAGCGCGGCATCACCATCAAAGCTCACTCCGTGCGCATGATGTACACGGCCAAGGACGGCCACACCTATCAGCTCAACCTGATCGACACGCCCGGCCACGTCGACTTCTCCTACGAAGTCTCGCGTTCGCTGGCTTCCTGCGAAGGCGCCCTTCTGGTTGTTGACGCCTCGCAGGGCGTGGAAGCCCAGACGCTGGCCAACGCTTATCTCGCCATCAACAACGGGCTTGAGATTATTCCGGTCATCAACAAGATCGACCTGCCCAGCGCCGACATTCCGCGCACCAAGGAGATGATTGAGACCACCGTCGGCCTGCCCGCCGACGATGCCGTCGCCGTCTCCGCCAAGACCGGCCTCAACGTGCAGGACATCCTCGAAGCCGTTGTCGAGCGTCTTCCGCCACCGCAGGGCGACAGCTCCAAACCCCTGCAGGCGCTTATCTTCGACTCCTGGTTCGACCCCTACAAGGGCGTCATCGTACTGGCCCGCATCATCCACGGAAAGATGTACAAAGGGCAGCGGATCAAGCTGATGTCGAACGGCAAGCTCTTCGACGTGGAGAGCATGGGCGTCATGACGCCGAAGCCGGTCGAGATTGGCGAGCTCTCCGCGGGCGAAGTCGGCTTCTTCGTCGGCAACATCAAGAACGTCGCAGACACCAAGGTGGGCGACACCATTACTGACGCTTCGAACCCGGCAAGCGAGATGCTGCCCGGCTTTGAAGACATCAAGAGCATGGTCTTCGCCGGCCTGTACACGGTGGAATCGCACGAGCACTCGCTGCTGCGCGATGCGCTGGAGAAGCTGAAGCTGAACGATGCGTCGTTCTCCTTCGAGCCCGAAAGCTCCGTCGCCCTTGGCTTCGGCTTCCGTTGCGGCTTCCTCGGCCTGCTGCACATGGAGATCATCCAGGAGCGCCTGGAGCGCGAGTTCAACCTGGACCTGATCACCACCGCCCCGGGCGTGAAGTACCGCATCACCCTCACCGGCGGCAAGGTCGTCGAGGTCGAAAACCCCTCGCGCTGGCCCGACCCCACGTCGATCGACAAGATCGAAGAGCCCATCATCACCGCCCGCATCCTCACGAATGAAGAATATGTGGGCGGTATCCTCAAGCTCGTCGAAGACAAGCGCGGCCAGCAGAAGAATTTTGAGTACGCCACCTCCAACCGCGTGCTGCTCACCTACGAACTCCCGCTGAACGAGATCGTCCTCGACTTCTACGACCGCCTCAAGTCGGTCTCGCGCGGTTATGCCTCGCTCGACTACTCGCTTGCCGGCATGTGGGAGTCTCCCATGGTCAAGATGGACATCCTCGTCTCCGGCGAAGCCGTCGACGCGCTCTCCATCATCGTCCATCGCGACTTCGCCTTCGACCGCGGCAAAGCTCTCGTCCACAAGATGAAAGAACTGATCCCGCGCCAGATGTTCGACGTTGCCATCCAGGCCGCCATCGGGTCCAAGATCGTCGCCCGCGAAACCGTCGGCGCCATCAAGAAGAACGTTATCGCCAAGTGCTACGGCGGCGACATCAGCCGTAAGCGCAAGCTGCTCGACAAGCAAAAAGAAGGCAAGAAGCGCATGAAGCGCATCGGCAAGGTCGACATCCCCCAGGAAGCCTTCCTCGCCGTACTCAAGGTCGGCGAAGACTAGCCCCGGCGCTCGATCTGAAAAACTGCAAGGGCCACTCAAAAGGTGGCCCTTTGTTCTGCTTCCAGGTTCCATTTCCGGATAAACAGCATTGGATGCATCAGATGCGTTAACAGTCTCGTAATGCGAACTGTGGAAAGCCCGTTCGTGGCCGTCATACGGCAGACACACAAAACCAGGACGGGTGGCCTGTCAAATCAATGCTATAAGTGATTGAAAATATAAGACTTATATCAATCCTACGAACCATAAACGGTGCAACTCATTCGTATCAGACCGGATTTTTCCAGCGATACCCAAAATGAATCCACAGAATTTTCCACAGGGCAAAGGAAAAGGCCGGAGCAAATGCTCCGGCCTTTTGTCCTGGAAAGCGGTTGTTACTTCTTGGGGGTAGCAGTCGACGGACGCGGAGTGGCCGGCTTGGTGGCCGACGGTGCAGCCGGCGGCGGAGCAGCAACGCCCGAGCTGGCGTTGTAGGCATCCACAACAGCCTGCGAGACGTCCGTGTTCGGAGTCGCCCACATCACGTTGCTCTGCTGGCTGCCGATGTCGAGCAGCAGGGTGTAGCCGTTCTTGGCAACATACTGCTGGGCGACCTGGCTTACCTTACCGGCAATCTTGCTGACGGCTTCCTGCAAGTCCTGGTTGTAGGACTGCTGGGCATCCTCGGCGTCGCGGTTCAGAGCCTTTTCCTTGGTGTCGATAGTACGTGCGCGGCTGGCCTTCTCCTCGTCGGAGAGGCTGGTGCCGCTCTGCAGCTGCTTCTTCAGCGACTCAACCTCATTGGCGGTCGCATCAATCTTGGCCTTGGCAGGCTCGTACTTCTTCTGGACGGTAGCGACGGCCTGCTGGCCCTCGTTAGTGGCCAGGACCACCTGCTCGAACGCGATCAGAGCGATCTTTGCAGGGACGGCCTCGGGCTTCACCTGTGCCGGCGCGGCAGCAGGAGCAGCAGGCTGCGGAGCGGCGGTCTGTGCCAGAGCGGGAACCGCAATGCCGGCGGCAATCGCGGAAAGGAGAAGAACGTTACGATTCATGCGGATGGTGAAACTCCTTGATGGTCGATGTGACCGGATACCACTAAACCTCTGTTTTCCTGCGGGCAGACCGTGCGGCATAACTGGCCGCTTCTCTATCGTTCAGCCGATTGTTTCGCGGGGGTGAGACGAGAGGGCGCTGCTCTTAGGGAACTGACGAAATTATAGGGCTGCCGTTAGCACCGTGCAAGGCAACAGGCGCGCTGGTGGAGCTATTTCACCGCTCGTCAATCTTTCCCCCAAAACCGGCCCGGCCCGCCGTACTCTCAAACTGCACCGAGGTCTTTGTCCTATGATTCGTTCCAGAATCCGCTCCGGGAGTCTGGTGATGTTATTGATTGCGCTGGCTCTCTTTCTGGCCGGCTGCCTGCTGATGGCGCAACAGAACCCACGCGCCACCATGCGGGTGGAACACCGCGCAGCCGTAACAATTGCCCAAATGGTCCTCTCCGACCGTGCTCACGAATTCCGCGTTCTGAACACCCTGGCACACGCCACGCGCCTGCTGGAGGCCATGTTTGGCCGCAGGTAGCACCCTCTCCCGCCGCTATGTGTGGCTGCAACTGGGTGGCTGGGGACTGACCTGCGTCCTCTTCTGTTCCATCGCCCTGGTCTACCTGCAGTACAGCCACCACGCCATTACGCGCGCCATCGTTGGAAGAGTGCTCCTCTCCTACGGGCTCTACATGAGCTACGGGCTTCTGCTCTCACACCTGCTGCACCTCGGTCTGCGCCGCTGGATGAAACTGCCGCTCAACGCCCTGCTGCTGCGGATTGTCCCGTCCCTGCTGCTGACAGCCTCTCTCCTGACCGCCGCACTCATCCTGATCAACGACCGCGCCCTGCACCTGACGATGGGGAAGATTGACCAGGCCATCGGTCTCTCCCTCTTCTTCAACAACGGCATCATGCTGCTGGGTTGGATCATTATCTATGCGCTGATCTACACCGCCCGCGAACGCCGCCGCGAAGAGTCGCGCCGCCTGGCCATGGAACTGGCCGCGCAGGAGGCACAGTATCGCAGCCTGAGCGCACGCGTAAACCCGCACTTCCTGTTCAACGCACTCAACACCATCCGTGCCCTGATGTACGAGGACACTGCCCAGGCCGACCATGCTCTCACGCGGCTTGCAGGCCTGCTGCGCGCCGGTCTGCGCAGCGAAGAGCGTCGCGAGATTCCCCTGAAGGACGAACTGGAAGTCGTCACCGACTACCTGCAGCTGGAGCAGATGCGCTTCGAGCAGCGGCTGCGGGTCCACACCCATATCGCACCCGGCGCCGAGCGGGCGCTTGTCCCTCCCATGACCGTGCAGCACCTGGTAGAGAACGCCGTCAAGCATGGCATTGAGCGGATCGAAGCCGGCGGAGAGATCGTTCTCTCCGCCCAGGTAATCGGCGCCGAACTGGAGATCAGCGTGACCAATCCTGTCGCACGAAGCGCACAGGCATCCCAGGAAAGCACGGGTACCGGCCTTGAAAACACCCGCCAGCGGCTGCAACTGCTTTATGGCACACTGGCCACGCTGGAGTTGCACATCCACCAGACCACGGCAACCGTCACCCTGCGCCTGCCGCATAGCCCCCAGGAGATCCAGGAAATATAGCCATGCGCGCCCTGCTGATTGACGATGAACGCCGTGCCCGCGCGGAGATGCGCCGCCTGCTTGAAGCCCATCCTGAGGTCACCATCGCCGGGGAGGCCGCCAATGTCTCCGAAGCAAAGGAGAAGATCGCCAGCGAACGGCCGGACCTGCTCTTCCTTGATGTGGAGATGCCCGGCGCTACCGGCTTCGATCTGCTGGACGAGATCGCAGGTGGCGAACTCACGCCCGCCGTCATCTTCACCACGGCCTTCGACCGCTACGCTCTGCGTGCCTTTGAGGTGCGCGCCGCTGACTATCTGCTGAAGCCCGTTACGCCGGAACGGTTGAAGTCGGCACTGGAAAACGTCCGTACCAGCGAGCGCGCGGAGCCACAGCGCCTGCCTCTGGACCAGTTCTTTATCCGCGAAGGCGAGCGCGCCTGGATGGTGCGCTCCGTCGAGATTAAGCTGATTGAGGCCGAGGGAAACTATGCCCGCCTGCACTTCGGCGAGAACCGCCCGCTCATCCTGCGCAGCCTGCACACCTTGCAGGCACGGCTCGATGAACATTTCTTTCGCGCCAACCGCAGCCAGATCGTGAACCTGCGATGGATCACAAAAATGGAATTAGAGATCGACGGCGCCGTACGCGCCGTGTTGAAGGACGGAACAGAGGTTGTCTTTTCGAGAAGGCAGTCGCAGGCCCTGAAGGAGCGGATGGCACTCTAGATCGCTCTCAGGCCTGTGCCAGCGGTGTCGATGAAGGATCCGGCACCGGAACAATCTGGGGCACAACCATCGGCTTCTTCTGCTGGAAGCACGTGCGGCACAGCACCGGACGGCCCTGCGTCGGCTTGAACGGCACGGTTGTTTCCACACCGCACTCGCTGCACTCGGTCCGCGTCTCGGTTCTGGTAGAAGGAGCCGACCCCGTTCCCCGCGCTGCCCGTCTCGCCTTGCACGGCTTGCAGCGCTTGGGATCGTTCTTAAACTGCTTGTCGAAGAAAAACACCTGTTCCCCGGCAGTGAACACGAACTCACTGCCACAGTCGGAGCACTTCAGAATACGGTCCACAAACTCCATGGGGGCTTCTTTCGTTACGTGCGTAAAAGACGGAGACACGCCTTCATGGCGATGTCACCCAAAAAGCCAATCGATCTGATGATGTAAGTGCTGGGGGCCCGGGACAGAACCAAGAAACCGGCTCTGCGAACGGCACACTGGAGGTGCCGAGCGCCGTGGCGAAAAGAGGAATGCCACCGGCGGAGAACTGCAAGGTAAAACGGCAGGACTACGGCGTTTGCCGCGGCCCTGCCGGTACTGCGATTAGTCCTGCTCCTTGCGCGACTTCTTACGGTTGCGCTTGCGAGCGAGAGCTTCCTTGACGCGCTTCTTCTCACCCGGCTTCAGGTAGAAGGAGTGGCGCTTTACTTCCTTGATAATGTCTTCCTGCTGCACCTTGCGCTTAAAGCGGCGCAGTGCATTTTCAAGGGGTTCGCCTTCTTGTACTCGAACCTCTGCCAATGGGATACACCTCACTCCCGTCCCGGCTAGGGATCATCTAAGAATATCCGATTTTCGGACGATTTGGCAGATTTCCTGCCGAATTGCACTGCACTTGGTGCAACCCAGGCCGGCTATCCAATTCCAAGCCGGCGGTCGACAGAAATCGGTCCAGCCCCCTGAAAAACCAGCGCAACGGCAATCGCCAGCAACGCAAAGATGTAGTTGTAAATCCCGAATCCCTGCTGGATACCGACCGCCAGCAGCGCCACCAGCATGTTGATGGCAACAAGGGCGGATGCCACCCGCGTCAGCAGGCCAAACAGGATAAGGATGCCGCCCAGAAACTCGGTCCACGCCGAGACATAGCCAAGCCAGGCCGGAATACCAAGTGTGGCGACATAGGCAGCAAAATGCTGCACAGCCCCCGCGTGAAAGACCTTCTGGTACCCATGCACGGTCATCGACAGGGCAAGGGCAATGCGAAGAATGAGCGTACCGACAGGCTGAGCACGATCCAACTGTTTCATCGAGATAACCTCTTCTTTCGGGAATACCCGCCTACGCCTTTCTATAATGAAAAGTGACAGAAAGCAGGCAAAAGTGGCCGGGAAGATACAGAAGAGATTAGGAAAGAAGCACCGGCAGGCGTCCACGCGGCCCAAGCAGGGCAAGGGGCCAAAGGCTCCGAAGAAAGCCACTGGCCGTACGGGCGATGTTGCACCGAAGAATCGTAAAGCCATCTCCAACAAAAAGCGCGAGGCCGAGGCCAAGGCACGCACACCGCGCAAGTCTCCGGACTTTGAGCGCAAGGAGACCATCGTCCCCGATGCTCCTCCGCCGCCACGCCGCGAACGCTACGTCGCTCCGGATGAGAAGGTTCGCGTCGGCGACCGTCCGGCTTCTCAGGTCGAAATTGGCGGCAACCTGATTGAGGAGACAGTTCGTCCTGCCTCCGAACCGCTGATTGCTATCTGCGGCCGCCCCAACGTGGGCAAATCCACCTTGTTCAACCGGCTGACACGCAGCCGCCGCTCCATTGTGGGAGACGAGCCTGGCATTACACGCGACCGCATCTACGGCGAAGTCGAGTGGCAGGGCCGCCACGTCCGCCTGGTCGATACCGGCGGCGTCATTCCCGACGACGAAGCCCTGATCCCCAGCGAGATCTTCCGCCAGGCACAGGTGGCGCTCGAAGAGGCCGACGCCATCGTGATGGTGGTCGACGGCCGCAGTGAGATCACGGCGCCGGACGTTGAGATGTCGCGCATCCTGCTGCGCAGCGGCAAGCCGCTCTTTCTGGCCGTCAACAAGATGGAAGGCGAGTCGCTCTCGACCAGTGCGGAGAACTTCCGCACGCTCGGTTTCAAGAACCTGTACCCGGTCTCCGCCGAGCATGGCACCGGTGTCGGCGACCTGCTGGATGCGGTGATGGACGTGCTTCCCGCTGCCGCCCCCCTGGCCGGGGAAGATGCCGCGAACGAAGACCTGGCCGAGGTAAGCGAAGAGAGCGATGCCGCGGCACTGCACCGCACGCACGGCGAATTTGACCTGCATGAGACGAAGGTGGCCATCATTGGCCGTCCGAACGTGGGCAAATCCACGCTGCTGAACGCCCTGACCGGCACAAAGCGCGCCATCGTCTCGCCGATTGCAGGCACCACGCGCGACGCTGTCGATGAAGTGGTCACGCGGGGCGGGCACGATTTCCGCTTTGTCGATACGGCCGGCATCCGTCGCAAGGGCAAAACGCATGAGATGGCCGAGAAGCTCTCCGTCATCATGGCGCGCCGCCACCTGGAAGCCGCCGACGTTTCCCTGCTGGTGATTGATGCCGTGGAAGGTGTAACCGCCGCTGACGCGCATATTGGCGGCTACGCCCATGAAAGCGGACGCAGCGTGGTCATCGTCATCAACAAGTGGGACCTGGTGACAGGGAACCGCGAGGACAAAACCAAGCCCCCCGCCGACCAGAAAGCCTATGCCGAGCAGGTGCGCCATGCGCTGAAGTACCTGGACTATGCTCCGCTGCTCTTCATCTCCGCGCAGAAGGGCGTCAATGTGCCGTCGGTCTTCCGCGAGGTCGCTCGTGTCGCCAAGGAACGCCGCAAGCGCGTCACCACCGGCGAGATGAACCGCTTCCTGAAGCGGGTGGACTTCCAGCGCGCCAGCGTCCCCATGGCCAAGCGCGTGAAGATCTACTTCATGACGCAGGCGGCGGTGGCTCCGCCGACCTTTGTGCTATTCACGGACAAGGATGTGAAGCTGCACTTCAGCTTCGAACGCTTCCTGGAAAACCAGATCCGGGAAAGCTTCGGCTTCGTCGGCACACCCATCTGGTTCAAGACCAAGGGACGAAACAAGAAGAAGGAAGAAGAGTAACCCCTTCTCCAAATGCAAAAGGGCATGGCGCACCAGCCATGCCTTTTTTGCTTAAGCCTTCTTCTTCGGCACCTTCGCACCGGCTTTGCGCGCTTCGCTCAAACCAATCGCGATGGCCTGTTTCGGGTCGGTGACCTTTCTCCCGCTGCCGCTTTTCAGTTTGCCTTCCTTCATGGCGCGCATCTCGCGCTCCACGTTTTTGCCGGCCGAGGGCGAGTACTTGCGCGCGGACTTTTTGGCTGCTTTCTTTGCAACTACCTTCTTCGCTGCCTTCTTGACGCTCTTCTTCGCTGCCTTTTTGGTTGCCATGTGGAACGATCCTCCGCAGCAATAAGAGGGCCGCTTACGACGATTCGTTGTCTTCGGTACGCTGCAAGCTCTTGAAGTGCCGCCATCCAAACCACGACAGAACAATGGCTGCAACAAACGCAATCCCCTCCAGCACAAGCTGCCACACTCCCGCAGCTCGCGTCAGATCTCCGCTTTGATACGCCGCATAGCTCTTCTGCACATCCTCACGCAGATCCGGCACCGTGATTGCCTGGAAGTCCGTTGTGGGCAATGAGCCGAAGATGCGCTCCGGCGCAGGCATCACTCCATCACGATCTTTCGGAATGGCCGCCATCAACGCGTTCACCTCCGAATCCTGCGGATCCCGGAAGAACTCCATTTGGGCCGAGTTGGGAAACAGGGTCGTCTTTCCCGTCATCTTCAGTTCAATGGCCGAGACTGCGTCCTGGCAGACACCAAGCGTGTAATAACCGCCAAAAGGCAGCTGCGGATTGGCAAGATGCAGCCGCGCATAGGCCACGGTAAAACCGCCGAGCAACCGCATGACTTCCCTTGCCTGCGCTCCTGTGTACTCATGGGCATGGCGCCCCATCACCCACGGCTGATTCTTCAGGTCATTGGTGCGGAACTCCGCGCGTCCGTCGATACCGAAGTAGAAGGTCACATCCGCATGGATCCGCGGCCCGTCGACGATCAGCTCATACTCGGCGTGCGACACCGGCACCAGCAGCGCATGCTTTCTCTGCCACCAGTGATCCGCGGGCACGAGAATCTGCGAATCCAGGTAGAAGGGCATCCTCACATCCTGCCCCTTGTAGTGGAAGTGCCCGAAGTTGGCGAAGTAGCGCGCGTCCGCCACCGTCACGCGATGTCCACTGGCTACCAGCGCATCGATCAATGTCTCCGGCGTCGCCGCATCCCTGCCATCAAGCTTCGCCGTAAAGTTCTGCGCGCCCTCAAGTGTGTTCAACGAAAGCCGGTTGAGCACCTCAGCCAGCCGCTGGCTTTCAGCGTGCAGCGGAGCCAGTGCCGGATCGCCCTCATCCCCCCGCACCACGCCTGAACCCAGGTCGGTGATCTCCGCCTTCAGCTCCCCGCGATCTGAAGGCTTGTCGAGATCCTCCGTCTGCGCGCTTTCCAGCGTGTACGGCCCCAGCGTCACCCACTGCGAAAGGCTCCGTGTCTCCGGCTTCAGCTTCTCGCCAAAGACCTTCGTGCCCAAATCCACCGTGCTGTTCACGCGGCCGATCGTCCAGCCGGGAAAGCGGTCAAGCTTCTGCCACTCCTTGCCGAGAATCAGCGTGCGCAGCAGGTCAAAGAGCTTCGGGGTAAGCATGGCCCCGGCCTTCTGTCCGCCATTGATCACCGACAGCAGCTTCTCCGTAAAGCCGGGCTGGGCAGAAAGCTCACGCATCATCTGCGAGAGCGCAACCGTATTCGGCGACACCGGCGCGCTCGCCGGCTGCGCCATCATCAGCACACTGCTCACACTCATCATCGCCACCGTACGCAACACTCGCCGCATGTTCCTACGATGCTATTTCCTCGGCCCGAAAACAGATAGGCCGGAACTTTCGTCCCGGCCTGTCTGCCACTCCATTCAGCCTGTCTTATTCCGAGAGCTTCTTCACCACCAGCTCATTCAGCAGCGCCGGGTTGGCCTGTCCCTTCGACAGACGCATAACCTGGCCAACGAAGAAGGCAGAAACCGTCGTCTTGCCGCCCTTGAACTGCTCCACCTGCTTGGGATTGGCGGCGATCACCTCGTCGATCATCTTCTCGATCACCGAGGTGTCGCTGATCTGCTGCGGCTTCTCGCGCTCGTAGACCGCCGGGAAGTCCTCGCCCTTCTCAAAGCAGGTATCCAGCAACTGCTTCAGCATCTTGCTGGAAAGCTCTCCGCTCTCCGCCAGATCGGCGGCCATCGCCAGGCCTTTCATGCTGACGGGCGACTGCTCCAGCTCAAGACCGGCAGCGTTCAGGCGTCCGGTCAACTCGCTGGTAATCAGCGCGGCCACGCGCTTGGGGCTCTTCGATGCCTTGGCAGCCGCTTCAAACTGGTCAGCAAAAGCAGCCGAACCAGTCAGCGTCTCTGCATCCTTCTCCGTGATGCCGTACTCCGCGATCAGGCGGGCGCGCTTGGCCTCCGGCAGCTCAGGAAGCCCCTTCAGAATCTCAGCCTTCCACTCGTCGCTGATCAAGAGCGGCGGAAGGTCCGGCTCCGGGAAGTAACGGTAGTCGTGCGCCTGCTCCTTCGAGCGCATGGAGTGG
Protein-coding regions in this window:
- a CDS encoding sensor histidine kinase, with the translated sequence MAAGSTLSRRYVWLQLGGWGLTCVLFCSIALVYLQYSHHAITRAIVGRVLLSYGLYMSYGLLLSHLLHLGLRRWMKLPLNALLLRIVPSLLLTASLLTAALILINDRALHLTMGKIDQAIGLSLFFNNGIMLLGWIIIYALIYTARERRREESRRLAMELAAQEAQYRSLSARVNPHFLFNALNTIRALMYEDTAQADHALTRLAGLLRAGLRSEERREIPLKDELEVVTDYLQLEQMRFEQRLRVHTHIAPGAERALVPPMTVQHLVENAVKHGIERIEAGGEIVLSAQVIGAELEISVTNPVARSAQASQESTGTGLENTRQRLQLLYGTLATLELHIHQTTATVTLRLPHSPQEIQEI
- the rpsU gene encoding 30S ribosomal protein S21, with amino-acid sequence MAEVRVQEGEPLENALRRFKRKVQQEDIIKEVKRHSFYLKPGEKKRVKEALARKRNRKKSRKEQD
- a CDS encoding OmpH family outer membrane protein; the encoded protein is MNRNVLLLSAIAAGIAVPALAQTAAPQPAAPAAAPAQVKPEAVPAKIALIAFEQVVLATNEGQQAVATVQKKYEPAKAKIDATANEVESLKKQLQSGTSLSDEEKASRARTIDTKEKALNRDAEDAQQSYNQDLQEAVSKIAGKVSQVAQQYVAKNGYTLLLDIGSQQSNVMWATPNTDVSQAVVDAYNASSGVAAPPPAAPSATKPATPRPSTATPKK
- a CDS encoding DoxX family protein; the protein is MKQLDRAQPVGTLILRIALALSMTVHGYQKVFHAGAVQHFAAYVATLGIPAWLGYVSAWTEFLGGILILFGLLTRVASALVAINMLVALLAVGIQQGFGIYNYIFALLAIAVALVFQGAGPISVDRRLGIG
- a CDS encoding lytic transglycosylase domain-containing protein — translated: MRRSLSMPTRFGKMLLGLACTPVVFLTGCPQQPAKAPAPPAPPTSTVTAAVPSAIAQTPEYATRAQAARAQQLITQVERSYNSGLQNYRGGRLDAARMDFDAAVDMMLTSGLDIKSIQPLNDEFERVVSAVNALELDALKQGTGFSPKLEAAPLDAANEVTFAPDPELTARLNAELKTTQSDFPLVVNDYVAGFINYFSKSPGGHAHLLRSLERAGKYKDMIQKILREEGVPQDLIYLAVAESGFQPQALNGKSGAGGMWQFMPFAGAYGLTRNGWVDERFDPEKSSRAYARYIKELYNQFGDWYLAMAAYNWGPGNVQRAVMRTGYADFWELYRRGNLPGETKSYVPGMIAAVIMAKNPQQYNLADINPEPPAVYDTVTVNSQVDLRLVADVTNSSVTTLVSLNPSMLRLVTPRDMSFDLHIPAGTKDQFQKRISAIPEDKRVSWRFHEVRGGESLSSIAESFHVHASEIASVNDIPDGSALELGDALVIPVPLVSSTSSGAVHVQRYSIRKGDTLITVADRFGVSVEQLRRWNSLHSNQVSVGKSLVVSEPVRLAPQGRGARKKSSQSAAAGSAKSSSKSTAKPLSKTAPAAKPKTSVPAKKHR
- a CDS encoding DUF6496 domain-containing protein; translated protein: MATKKAAKKSVKKAAKKVVAKKAAKKSARKYSPSAGKNVEREMRAMKEGKLKSGSGRKVTDPKQAIAIGLSEARKAGAKVPKKKA
- a CDS encoding zinc-ribbon domain containing protein, with the translated sequence MSPSFTHVTKEAPMEFVDRILKCSDCGSEFVFTAGEQVFFFDKQFKNDPKRCKPCKARRAARGTGSAPSTRTETRTECSECGVETTVPFKPTQGRPVLCRTCFQQKKPMVVPQIVPVPDPSSTPLAQA
- the lepA gene encoding translation elongation factor 4, translating into MDPKYIRNFAIIAHIDHGKSTLSDRLLEMTGSLTAREMQAQVLDAMDLERERGITIKAHSVRMMYTAKDGHTYQLNLIDTPGHVDFSYEVSRSLASCEGALLVVDASQGVEAQTLANAYLAINNGLEIIPVINKIDLPSADIPRTKEMIETTVGLPADDAVAVSAKTGLNVQDILEAVVERLPPPQGDSSKPLQALIFDSWFDPYKGVIVLARIIHGKMYKGQRIKLMSNGKLFDVESMGVMTPKPVEIGELSAGEVGFFVGNIKNVADTKVGDTITDASNPASEMLPGFEDIKSMVFAGLYTVESHEHSLLRDALEKLKLNDASFSFEPESSVALGFGFRCGFLGLLHMEIIQERLEREFNLDLITTAPGVKYRITLTGGKVVEVENPSRWPDPTSIDKIEEPIITARILTNEEYVGGILKLVEDKRGQQKNFEYATSNRVLLTYELPLNEIVLDFYDRLKSVSRGYASLDYSLAGMWESPMVKMDILVSGEAVDALSIIVHRDFAFDRGKALVHKMKELIPRQMFDVAIQAAIGSKIVARETVGAIKKNVIAKCYGGDISRKRKLLDKQKEGKKRMKRIGKVDIPQEAFLAVLKVGED
- a CDS encoding LytR/AlgR family response regulator transcription factor; amino-acid sequence: MRALLIDDERRARAEMRRLLEAHPEVTIAGEAANVSEAKEKIASERPDLLFLDVEMPGATGFDLLDEIAGGELTPAVIFTTAFDRYALRAFEVRAADYLLKPVTPERLKSALENVRTSERAEPQRLPLDQFFIREGERAWMVRSVEIKLIEAEGNYARLHFGENRPLILRSLHTLQARLDEHFFRANRSQIVNLRWITKMELEIDGAVRAVLKDGTEVVFSRRQSQALKERMAL
- the der gene encoding ribosome biogenesis GTPase Der, with product MAGKIQKRLGKKHRQASTRPKQGKGPKAPKKATGRTGDVAPKNRKAISNKKREAEAKARTPRKSPDFERKETIVPDAPPPPRRERYVAPDEKVRVGDRPASQVEIGGNLIEETVRPASEPLIAICGRPNVGKSTLFNRLTRSRRSIVGDEPGITRDRIYGEVEWQGRHVRLVDTGGVIPDDEALIPSEIFRQAQVALEEADAIVMVVDGRSEITAPDVEMSRILLRSGKPLFLAVNKMEGESLSTSAENFRTLGFKNLYPVSAEHGTGVGDLLDAVMDVLPAAAPLAGEDAANEDLAEVSEESDAAALHRTHGEFDLHETKVAIIGRPNVGKSTLLNALTGTKRAIVSPIAGTTRDAVDEVVTRGGHDFRFVDTAGIRRKGKTHEMAEKLSVIMARRHLEAADVSLLVIDAVEGVTAADAHIGGYAHESGRSVVIVINKWDLVTGNREDKTKPPADQKAYAEQVRHALKYLDYAPLLFISAQKGVNVPSVFREVARVAKERRKRVTTGEMNRFLKRVDFQRASVPMAKRVKIYFMTQAAVAPPTFVLFTDKDVKLHFSFERFLENQIRESFGFVGTPIWFKTKGRNKKKEEE